The proteins below come from a single uncultured Dethiosulfovibrio sp. genomic window:
- a CDS encoding DNA repair protein RecO C-terminal domain-containing protein produces the protein MSDQRQGFHKGTGVILKRDISPEGNINLLCLLREKGPIWISLPGGAKGKVRLGGSTEPMVWGEFSLHRSRSRDYLKEVEVKQDFWKLRSMPEALMTSFRWLRLLGDILLWKQPVDDVLPVLYWSMELLESGSDPMGIDLRFTWRLLKALGIAPSMKNCDDCGADISFGVWRDNGFVCANCGNGDKKLDLSVPVLWIFSSQSAIRGKKLPLEAREPVLSAKSLLIRNFKLLS, from the coding sequence GTGAGCGATCAGAGGCAAGGTTTTCATAAAGGGACCGGTGTCATCCTCAAAAGGGATATATCGCCGGAAGGCAACATTAACCTCCTGTGCCTGCTGAGGGAGAAAGGCCCTATATGGATATCCCTTCCTGGAGGGGCCAAAGGCAAGGTCCGACTGGGGGGGAGCACCGAGCCTATGGTATGGGGTGAGTTTTCCCTTCATAGAAGCAGGTCCAGGGACTATCTCAAAGAGGTAGAGGTAAAACAGGACTTCTGGAAGTTAAGATCTATGCCCGAGGCCCTAATGACCTCCTTCCGCTGGCTTCGTCTATTGGGAGATATCCTACTGTGGAAGCAGCCGGTGGACGATGTCCTTCCGGTTCTCTACTGGTCAATGGAGCTTCTGGAGTCAGGGAGTGACCCGATGGGGATCGATCTCCGTTTTACCTGGAGGCTCCTTAAAGCCCTTGGAATCGCCCCTTCCATGAAAAACTGTGACGATTGTGGAGCGGATATATCCTTTGGAGTATGGAGAGACAACGGTTTTGTCTGCGCTAACTGCGGAAATGGGGATAAAAAGCTGGACCTTTCCGTACCTGTCCTGTGGATATTCAGCTCCCAGAGTGCTATCAGAGGAAAGAAGCTGCCCTTAGAGGCCAGAGAGCCTGTCCTATCGGCTAAATCTCTTTTGATTAGGAATTTTAAACTGCTTTCCTAG
- a CDS encoding ATPase, T2SS/T4P/T4SS family — protein MESLKNVKLGDILVNSNALTPSQLESALQEQRQSGMRLGEILIKNGWLSENQLIEALSTQLHIPQVSISRYRPEPEALRLIPQGIAERLKVIPMRITDEDHLMVATSDPLNIVAADELRMMSGREIDFGLCPASHILRDLSRIYTMQETLNSAEDLEIVSSGSEGIELDLGQAISTAAADDAPVINLVNTILEQAVKDRSSDIHIEPFEKDTQVRYRVDGQLFNATNFSRGLHPAVTSRIKIMANIDISEKRKPQDGRILIKVMDKRVDLRVSTLPTVYGEKTVIRVLDQSNAMVGLEKLGFDQKDRDKIDRLLKVPYGIILVTGPTGSGKSTTLYSFLERINTPDVNIVTVEDPVEYSIAGINQVQVSEKAGRTFSSVLRAILRQDPDKIMIGEMRDTETANLAIRAALTGHLVLSTLHTNDAPSAAIRLGDMGVPPFLVASSVVAVIAQRLVRRLCPDCKVEYTVEDPICRSLGLPEGSKAYRSRGCDTCRGTGHVGRTSVFEIMEMNEEIRNRIIDQETAVSIKKAAIAMGMRTLREAALSKVLDGTTTVEEMLNVTTL, from the coding sequence GTGGAAAGTCTAAAAAACGTAAAACTAGGGGATATACTGGTAAACTCGAACGCTCTGACTCCTTCGCAGCTGGAATCTGCTTTGCAGGAACAGCGCCAGAGCGGCATGAGGCTAGGAGAGATACTTATAAAAAACGGCTGGCTTTCGGAAAACCAGCTTATAGAGGCGCTGTCTACACAGCTCCACATACCTCAAGTCTCGATATCTAGATATCGTCCAGAGCCCGAGGCCTTGAGGCTAATTCCGCAGGGCATAGCGGAGAGGTTGAAGGTCATCCCTATGAGGATTACAGACGAAGATCATCTGATGGTCGCTACCTCCGATCCGCTGAATATCGTCGCCGCCGACGAGCTAAGAATGATGTCCGGCAGAGAAATCGACTTTGGACTTTGCCCTGCGTCCCATATACTGCGGGATCTAAGCAGAATCTACACCATGCAGGAAACCTTAAACAGCGCGGAAGACCTCGAGATCGTCTCCTCAGGCTCCGAGGGAATAGAACTAGACCTTGGTCAGGCGATATCCACCGCCGCTGCCGACGATGCGCCGGTGATAAACCTGGTCAACACTATTCTCGAACAGGCGGTTAAAGACAGAAGCTCGGACATACATATCGAGCCCTTTGAAAAGGATACTCAGGTCAGATACAGGGTGGACGGACAGCTCTTCAACGCAACTAACTTCTCCAGAGGCCTTCACCCCGCTGTAACCTCTCGTATCAAGATAATGGCCAATATCGACATATCGGAAAAGCGGAAGCCCCAGGATGGCCGAATCCTTATCAAGGTAATGGACAAACGGGTTGACCTCCGTGTATCGACATTGCCTACGGTTTACGGCGAAAAAACGGTCATAAGGGTTCTGGACCAGTCAAACGCCATGGTGGGACTGGAAAAACTTGGTTTCGACCAAAAGGACAGGGATAAAATAGACAGACTTCTCAAGGTCCCCTACGGAATTATATTGGTAACCGGCCCTACAGGAAGCGGCAAATCGACGACCCTTTATTCCTTTTTGGAGAGGATCAACACCCCTGACGTAAACATCGTCACCGTAGAGGATCCGGTGGAATACTCCATAGCCGGTATCAACCAGGTTCAGGTAAGCGAGAAGGCAGGCAGGACCTTTAGCTCGGTACTCAGGGCCATTCTTAGGCAGGATCCGGACAAGATAATGATAGGGGAGATGAGGGATACCGAGACCGCCAACCTGGCCATAAGGGCGGCACTTACGGGACATCTGGTCCTGTCTACCCTTCACACTAACGACGCTCCCAGCGCGGCTATAAGGCTAGGGGACATGGGCGTTCCTCCTTTTCTGGTCGCCTCGTCGGTGGTAGCGGTCATAGCCCAGAGGTTAGTCCGTCGTCTTTGCCCAGATTGCAAGGTAGAGTACACCGTAGAGGATCCTATATGTCGATCTCTAGGCCTTCCAGAGGGAAGCAAGGCCTATCGTTCAAGAGGGTGTGACACCTGTCGCGGTACAGGCCACGTAGGAAGGACCTCTGTTTTCGAGATAATGGAGATGAACGAAGAGATAAGAAACAGAATAATAGATCAGGAGACTGCGGTTAGCATAAAGAAAGCCGCCATAGCGATGGGTATGAGGACACTGAGAGAGGCAGCTCTCTCCAAGGTTTTAGACGGAACCACCACGGTGGAAGAGATGCTTAACGTCACAACCCTATAG
- a CDS encoding glycine--tRNA ligase subunit alpha translates to MNLQEIIFRLERFWSDRGCVIQQPYDIEVGAGTMNPATSLRVIGPEPWKVAYVEPSRRPADGRYGENPNRLQHYYQYQVILKPAPDDVQELYLDSLAALGIDSSEHDIRFVEDDWESPTVGAWGLGWEVWLDGMEITQFTYFQQVGGVDMALVPAELTYGIERIAMFVQKVDNVYDLQWNDTLTYGDVHHKGEIENSTYNFEISNPDMLFKLFDMYEAESRQIAEKGLVLPAWDYALKCSHTFNLLDARNAISVTQRTGYIGRIRALASMCCEKYGAQRKEMGYPMKKKLV, encoded by the coding sequence TTGAACCTTCAGGAGATTATCTTTCGGCTCGAACGTTTTTGGTCCGACCGTGGATGTGTGATACAGCAGCCCTACGATATAGAGGTCGGAGCTGGAACGATGAACCCTGCGACCTCACTGAGGGTAATAGGTCCTGAGCCCTGGAAGGTCGCCTATGTAGAGCCGTCCAGAAGGCCAGCTGACGGGAGATACGGGGAAAATCCCAACAGGCTTCAGCATTACTATCAATATCAGGTGATACTGAAGCCAGCTCCCGACGACGTTCAGGAGCTATACCTGGACAGTCTCGCCGCTTTGGGGATCGATTCGTCAGAGCACGACATACGATTTGTCGAGGACGATTGGGAGTCTCCTACCGTAGGAGCCTGGGGGCTAGGTTGGGAAGTATGGCTTGATGGAATGGAGATCACCCAATTTACCTACTTCCAACAGGTCGGGGGAGTGGATATGGCCTTGGTTCCCGCCGAGCTTACCTACGGTATCGAGAGAATAGCCATGTTCGTCCAGAAGGTGGATAACGTATACGACCTCCAGTGGAACGATACCCTTACCTACGGCGACGTCCATCATAAAGGGGAGATAGAAAACTCCACCTACAACTTCGAGATATCCAACCCCGACATGCTGTTTAAGCTTTTCGATATGTACGAGGCCGAATCCCGTCAGATAGCCGAAAAAGGGCTGGTCCTTCCCGCCTGGGATTATGCTCTTAAATGCTCTCATACATTTAACCTTCTGGACGCCAGAAACGCCATAAGCGTAACCCAGAGGACCGGCTATATCGGCAGGATAAGGGCTTTAGCCAGTATGTGTTGCGAAAAATACGGTGCTCAGAGAAAAGAAATGGGCTACCCAATGAAGAAAAAGCTCGTTTAG
- a CDS encoding type II secretion system F family protein yields MKYRYKARAQGGKIESGIIEGTTVQSVVEQIRKKGMLPISIDKVEEKKAAGKQAKSTGSSKGLIHKMKLIGTVPLKDKAVFFRQLSTMIKAGVNIGSSLNILSDQTKNLKLSDAISQVKKKVDGGNALSSAMKLHSLFPPMSISIIQAGEEGGTLDGSLERVADFLERQDALHKKIVSAITYPAVVMAFSMFVLYLLITVVMPKFATVFNNLNIELPAVTKFMFTFGIWMAENWILFISSVIAIIVLLSTISRWKVTKPYMDRVKLKLPIFGDLMFKADMARSTRTLASLTHSGIPILQALDMTSRISGNTVFENAFKSMEMAARKGAGLGDTARNIKIFPPMVAHMLRVGEETGQVDEMLNKVADWFELELDEKIKRLTSILEPVLIVFVGGVVAIVALAIFSPIVTAIQEML; encoded by the coding sequence TTGAAGTACAGATATAAAGCTAGAGCCCAGGGTGGTAAGATAGAATCGGGTATAATAGAGGGAACAACAGTTCAGTCGGTGGTGGAGCAGATAAGAAAAAAAGGGATGCTCCCTATCTCCATAGACAAGGTAGAGGAGAAAAAGGCGGCGGGTAAACAGGCTAAATCTACAGGGTCCTCCAAAGGACTCATACACAAAATGAAGCTCATAGGCACGGTTCCCCTGAAGGACAAGGCGGTGTTCTTTCGCCAGCTTTCCACCATGATAAAAGCGGGTGTCAACATAGGATCCTCCCTAAATATCCTGTCGGACCAGACGAAAAACCTAAAGCTGTCCGACGCCATCTCTCAGGTTAAAAAGAAAGTGGACGGTGGAAACGCCCTCAGCTCGGCGATGAAGCTTCACTCCCTCTTTCCCCCTATGTCCATATCCATAATACAGGCAGGAGAGGAAGGGGGAACCTTAGACGGAAGCCTGGAGAGGGTCGCCGACTTTCTCGAGAGACAGGACGCCCTCCACAAGAAGATAGTCTCCGCCATAACCTACCCGGCGGTGGTAATGGCCTTCTCTATGTTCGTTCTATATCTGCTTATCACAGTGGTAATGCCTAAATTCGCCACGGTCTTCAATAACCTGAACATAGAGCTACCGGCGGTAACCAAGTTTATGTTCACCTTCGGCATATGGATGGCGGAAAACTGGATACTCTTCATCTCATCGGTTATAGCGATCATCGTACTGCTTTCAACCATATCCAGATGGAAGGTAACAAAGCCCTACATGGACAGGGTAAAGCTAAAACTGCCTATTTTCGGTGACCTCATGTTCAAGGCTGACATGGCAAGGTCAACCAGGACCTTGGCCTCACTGACCCACTCGGGAATACCTATACTACAGGCACTGGACATGACCTCCCGGATATCGGGAAACACGGTGTTTGAGAACGCCTTCAAGTCCATGGAGATGGCGGCAAGAAAAGGTGCGGGGCTAGGGGACACAGCCAGAAACATCAAGATATTCCCCCCTATGGTGGCCCATATGCTCCGTGTCGGGGAGGAGACGGGCCAGGTCGACGAGATGCTGAACAAAGTTGCCGACTGGTTTGAGCTCGAGCTGGACGAGAAGATAAAGAGGCTGACCTCCATACTGGAGCCGGTGCTCATAGTCTTCGTAGGAGGGGTTGTGGCCATAGTGGCACTGGCCATATTCTCACCAATAGTCACAGCGATACAGGAGATGTTGTAG
- a CDS encoding pyruvate, water dikinase regulatory protein, protein MGRPIALISDSTGETAEYLVQAVLTQFQGLDVSFLRFRFVDSVEKIGPILEESKANNALIVATLVADEVRISLMEQAANMGLEAVDLLGPLQTSLSSWSGMNPLQMPGLLRRMDDKYFQRVKAIEFSIKCDDGKSQNLLPTADLVILGVSRSGKTPLSMFLANKGYKVANLPLVPEVAPQDHLWKVDSGRCVGLLISPEKLMRIRKDRLKIMGLDPDTSVYAQEKRVLFELNYAKEIMVKVGCKAYDTTDRSIEEISQNILDDMKIGKRL, encoded by the coding sequence ATGGGGAGGCCCATAGCACTCATATCCGATTCAACTGGAGAGACAGCGGAGTACCTGGTTCAGGCTGTACTCACCCAATTCCAAGGACTTGACGTCTCTTTTTTAAGATTCCGATTCGTGGACTCGGTGGAGAAAATAGGACCTATACTCGAGGAATCCAAGGCCAACAACGCCTTGATAGTGGCGACTTTAGTGGCAGATGAGGTTAGAATTTCCCTCATGGAACAGGCCGCTAATATGGGGCTTGAGGCAGTCGATCTCCTAGGACCTCTTCAAACCTCTCTCTCCAGTTGGAGTGGGATGAATCCCTTGCAGATGCCCGGACTTCTTAGGAGAATGGACGATAAATATTTTCAAAGGGTAAAGGCTATCGAGTTCTCCATCAAGTGCGATGACGGAAAGAGTCAGAACCTTCTTCCGACGGCGGATCTGGTGATACTGGGAGTATCTCGATCGGGAAAGACCCCTCTGTCCATGTTTTTAGCCAATAAAGGATATAAAGTAGCCAACCTCCCTCTGGTGCCGGAGGTTGCACCTCAGGACCATCTTTGGAAGGTCGATTCTGGAAGGTGTGTAGGGTTGCTCATAAGCCCGGAAAAACTTATGAGGATAAGAAAAGACAGGCTGAAGATTATGGGCCTTGACCCGGATACCTCCGTCTATGCCCAGGAGAAAAGGGTTCTCTTTGAGCTCAACTACGCCAAGGAAATAATGGTGAAGGTCGGTTGCAAAGCCTACGATACCACCGACAGGTCTATCGAAGAGATATCCCAAAACATACTGGACGATATGAAGATAGGCAAAAGACTGTAA
- a CDS encoding PBP1A family penicillin-binding protein: MTIRRGREKPKAFSPLKTIGTVMLLLFSLLMAVGAVGGAVLISRLAEDLPPDDEILAHRSNEASIVYDRNGKVITRLFLENRRPEELKDISRWMVMSTLAAEDSSFYTHMGIRPLAIARSLLTGSRGEGASTITQQLARNVFLTHEKTMIRKGKEAILSFRIEKLFSKDKILETYLNAIYFGHGAWGIGAAAYTYFGKRASDLTLTESSILAGLIAAPEKYSPIRSMEKARTRQRYVLSRMVSLGWISEEDKSRAEETELVLNTQTKKNILNLNKAPYFISHILFKDLLPKYGRDKVYASGLQIYTTLDIDLQEAAERAIQKLESQGAIVAMDPETGEILALVGGKDFQKSKFNRATQALRQPGSSFKPIVYNAALEAGFMPTDHILDKPITYEMKESVDKIWSPGNYSKKFAGEVPLFEALTHSYNTPVVRLTDLVGPEQVVSVARRLGITSPHLWPALSIGLGTASVTPLEMTAVYCAYANDGKRVLPYAIKEIRDGEGRVLERNGPQVSQAIEPSHAVVMRSLMMDVVRAGTGAKAAMKDYDVFGKTGTTNDYSDAWFTGGIPGLVVVVYAGNDDHKPLGRHATGGRIALPVWSDFVKEAVSMRTYPSRFTVPEDSDVVRVRVCRESGYLASKGCKAADLYLPRSRAPEATCPLHGGSSLAAIEDPNAPRLLLLPQDQALAQGSMVIPAQSVPVHPVQPPVPSAPVAPIIDPYSIDPDSPEAVENRYQDLLRKYGLSD, translated from the coding sequence ATGACAATCAGAAGAGGACGGGAGAAACCAAAGGCTTTTTCCCCTTTGAAAACCATAGGTACCGTAATGCTGCTGCTTTTTTCACTGCTAATGGCGGTCGGAGCGGTGGGAGGAGCTGTCCTTATCTCAAGGCTCGCGGAGGATCTTCCTCCAGACGATGAGATATTGGCCCATCGCTCCAACGAGGCGAGTATCGTCTACGACCGAAACGGAAAGGTTATAACCAGACTTTTTCTGGAAAACAGAAGACCTGAGGAGCTAAAGGATATTTCCAGGTGGATGGTTATGTCGACTTTGGCTGCGGAGGATTCTTCCTTCTACACCCACATGGGAATCCGTCCCCTAGCTATAGCCAGATCCCTTCTAACAGGAAGTAGAGGGGAGGGAGCTAGCACCATAACCCAGCAGTTGGCGAGAAACGTATTTCTAACCCATGAAAAAACCATGATTCGAAAGGGGAAGGAGGCTATACTATCCTTCCGGATAGAGAAGCTTTTCAGCAAGGATAAAATATTGGAGACCTATCTTAACGCCATTTATTTCGGTCATGGAGCCTGGGGGATAGGGGCGGCGGCCTATACCTATTTCGGAAAGAGAGCCTCCGATCTAACTTTGACCGAATCCTCTATCCTCGCAGGCCTTATAGCGGCACCGGAAAAATACTCTCCTATAAGGAGCATGGAAAAAGCCAGAACCAGGCAGAGATACGTCCTCAGTCGAATGGTCTCGCTAGGTTGGATCTCGGAAGAGGATAAATCTAGAGCTGAAGAGACTGAATTGGTGTTAAACACCCAAACGAAGAAGAATATTCTCAACCTGAATAAAGCACCTTATTTTATAAGCCATATTCTTTTCAAAGATCTTTTGCCGAAATACGGACGGGACAAGGTTTATGCGTCAGGCCTTCAGATATATACCACCTTAGATATAGATCTTCAGGAAGCCGCCGAGAGGGCTATTCAGAAGCTGGAGTCTCAAGGAGCTATAGTCGCTATGGACCCGGAAACCGGTGAGATTCTGGCCCTCGTAGGTGGAAAGGACTTTCAGAAAAGCAAGTTCAACAGGGCAACTCAAGCTCTCAGGCAGCCAGGATCCTCTTTTAAGCCCATCGTTTACAACGCCGCTTTAGAAGCGGGATTCATGCCCACAGACCATATACTGGACAAACCGATAACCTACGAGATGAAAGAGAGCGTCGATAAAATCTGGTCCCCTGGAAACTACAGCAAGAAGTTCGCAGGGGAGGTCCCCCTTTTCGAGGCTCTGACCCATTCATATAACACCCCTGTGGTGAGATTGACCGACTTAGTAGGACCAGAACAGGTGGTGTCCGTCGCCAGAAGGCTCGGCATAACATCGCCTCATCTGTGGCCTGCGCTCTCTATCGGCCTTGGCACCGCAAGCGTTACCCCTTTAGAGATGACCGCCGTCTACTGTGCCTACGCAAACGATGGCAAGAGGGTTCTCCCCTACGCCATAAAGGAGATAAGAGACGGGGAGGGAAGGGTGCTCGAGAGAAACGGGCCACAGGTCAGTCAAGCTATAGAGCCCTCCCACGCAGTAGTTATGAGGTCGTTGATGATGGACGTAGTCAGAGCAGGGACAGGTGCTAAAGCAGCGATGAAAGACTACGACGTATTCGGCAAAACCGGAACAACCAACGATTACAGCGACGCCTGGTTTACCGGAGGTATTCCAGGCCTTGTGGTAGTGGTCTATGCCGGAAACGACGACCATAAACCTTTGGGCAGACACGCCACCGGAGGCAGGATCGCTCTTCCCGTATGGAGCGACTTCGTTAAAGAGGCCGTATCCATGAGGACCTATCCTTCCAGATTTACGGTTCCAGAGGACAGCGATGTGGTAAGGGTAAGAGTCTGTAGGGAATCGGGCTATTTAGCGTCCAAGGGCTGTAAGGCCGCTGATCTATATCTCCCTAGATCAAGGGCACCGGAGGCTACCTGCCCTCTCCACGGAGGGTCGTCTCTAGCCGCAATAGAAGACCCTAACGCCCCTAGGCTGTTGCTGCTACCTCAGGATCAGGCTTTGGCTCAGGGAAGCATGGTTATACCGGCACAGAGCGTTCCGGTTCACCCAGTACAGCCCCCTGTCCCGTCTGCGCCGGTAGCTCCTATTATAGATCCCTATTCGATAGACCCCGATTCTCCAGAGGCTGTGGAGAATAGATACCAGGACTTGCTTAGAAAATACGGTCTTTCCGACTAA
- a CDS encoding type IV pilus twitching motility protein PilT → MGLTVGMQDLLRDVIKKKSSDLHLSVGNPPAMRLDGHLIKMANAGIVEREDMEIIVSGLLSEEQMETLRSTKEMDFSFSFQGQDYSARFRGNCFYELGQLAIALRLIPTDIRTIDQLMLPEALADICDQKRGLFLVTGPTGHGKSTTLAACLQHINLTRKEHIITIEDPIEYLYRSENSIVHQREIGSDTKSFSEALKRALRQDPDVILIGEMRDLETIGAAITAAETGHLVFATLHTRDASQSIDRIIDVFPPHQQQQIRLQLASSLVGICSQQLIPMPGGGRTVATELLRVNPAVRNCIREGKTTQIKTVMQTGSDVGMHTMEQNLARLVLRGILTFDQAANYAYDRKDFERLVFEGGEN, encoded by the coding sequence ATGGGTCTTACCGTGGGAATGCAGGATCTCCTGAGGGACGTTATAAAGAAAAAATCCAGCGATCTGCACCTTAGCGTAGGGAATCCCCCTGCTATGAGGCTGGACGGTCACCTTATAAAAATGGCCAATGCGGGAATCGTCGAAAGGGAGGATATGGAGATCATCGTATCGGGGCTTCTCTCGGAAGAGCAAATGGAGACCCTCAGATCGACCAAAGAGATGGACTTTAGCTTCTCTTTTCAGGGACAGGACTATAGCGCAAGATTTCGGGGAAACTGCTTTTACGAGCTAGGCCAGCTCGCCATAGCGTTAAGGCTGATCCCCACCGATATCAGGACCATAGACCAACTGATGTTGCCTGAGGCACTGGCGGATATATGCGATCAGAAAAGAGGACTATTTTTGGTCACTGGGCCCACAGGGCACGGGAAAAGCACCACCCTCGCTGCGTGCCTACAGCACATAAATTTGACACGAAAGGAACATATCATCACCATCGAAGATCCTATAGAATACCTATATAGGTCGGAAAATTCCATTGTCCATCAGAGGGAGATAGGTAGCGACACAAAATCCTTCTCAGAGGCCCTTAAAAGGGCGTTGAGACAGGATCCCGACGTTATCCTTATAGGGGAGATGAGGGACCTGGAGACCATCGGGGCGGCCATAACCGCCGCCGAGACGGGGCACTTAGTCTTCGCAACCCTTCACACCAGAGACGCCTCCCAGTCGATAGACCGGATAATAGACGTCTTTCCTCCCCACCAACAACAACAGATAAGGCTTCAGCTGGCTTCATCTCTGGTGGGTATCTGCTCCCAGCAGCTTATCCCCATGCCCGGCGGAGGGCGAACCGTGGCCACCGAGCTTTTGAGGGTAAACCCGGCGGTCAGAAACTGTATTAGAGAGGGCAAGACGACCCAGATAAAGACGGTAATGCAGACCGGATCGGACGTAGGAATGCACACCATGGAACAGAACCTCGCCAGGCTGGTGTTGAGGGGTATACTGACCTTCGATCAGGCGGCAAACTACGCCTACGATAGAAAGGACTTTGAGCGACTGGTTTTTGAAGGTGGAGAGAACTAG
- the glyS gene encoding glycine--tRNA ligase subunit beta, with protein sequence MDTNNLVLEIGTEEIPSRFMTKALEDLVLAGETELKDARIEHGAIKAYGTPRRLVLSVKALSDRQSDLMESFKGPAWSNAFDGSGTPTRAAQGFAKSKGIEVNDLEKRDVDGVPYVFAVVSEKGAPSSDLLPDIMCRIINRLSFPKSMYWKKSTVRFARPIRWILCLLGSKVVPFELNGIPSGNITRGHRFMGASSIVVDKESSYMERLYDNYVIVDQEKRKEKMLSSITVLEKEIGGSIDRDPDLIEENLFLVEYPLPFYGSFDKKYLELPEEVLVTTMKHHQKYFPVRDKSGKLMPYFVGVSNNRAISMDTIREGNQRVLRARLEDASFFWKEDRKVSLAERVEGLKKVVYQEKLGSVYEKVTKVTELSRFICDSLGDSGLIGLVDRAASIAKSDLLTNMVGEFPELQGVMGREYALKDGEDSRVALAMYEQYLPRFAGDSLPSDVIGAYIGLGERIFNLVGAYKTGFRPSGSQDPYGLRRAVRCINEIIWGMDLNLNLDETIDKAGEIVDLDPDGMAELIAFGRQRTLIQLKEKGFSHELSELSVAVAGGKPLQALRYLKALDSVRGEEWFSNLITSAVRVGNILSKNGDDRAPSVDSSLLCLEQEKELFNQMELRSPKVASTIGNNDWDGLMEVLYGLSPAVSDFFEGVMVMDKDDKVRGNRLALLAECDSLFKKIGDISRLKG encoded by the coding sequence ATGGACACGAATAACCTTGTACTGGAGATAGGGACGGAGGAGATCCCCTCCCGGTTTATGACCAAAGCCCTGGAGGATCTTGTACTCGCCGGTGAGACAGAGCTTAAAGACGCTAGGATAGAGCACGGTGCCATAAAAGCCTATGGAACTCCTAGAAGACTGGTTTTATCCGTAAAAGCCCTATCCGACAGACAGAGCGATCTTATGGAGTCCTTTAAAGGACCGGCTTGGTCAAACGCCTTTGACGGAAGCGGTACTCCAACCAGAGCAGCTCAGGGATTTGCAAAAAGCAAAGGTATCGAGGTAAACGACCTTGAAAAAAGGGATGTCGACGGAGTTCCCTACGTTTTTGCCGTGGTCAGCGAAAAAGGCGCTCCGTCCTCGGATCTTTTACCGGATATTATGTGCAGGATAATCAACAGGCTTTCCTTTCCGAAAAGCATGTACTGGAAGAAAAGCACCGTCAGGTTTGCGAGGCCCATCAGGTGGATACTCTGTCTCCTAGGTTCAAAGGTAGTCCCCTTCGAGCTAAACGGCATACCCAGCGGCAATATCACCAGAGGACACCGTTTTATGGGAGCATCGTCTATCGTCGTCGACAAAGAGTCGTCCTACATGGAGAGGCTCTACGATAATTACGTCATAGTTGATCAGGAAAAAAGAAAGGAAAAAATGCTCTCCTCTATAACCGTTCTGGAAAAAGAGATCGGTGGATCTATAGATAGGGATCCAGATCTGATAGAGGAAAACCTCTTCCTGGTGGAATATCCTCTGCCTTTCTACGGTAGCTTTGACAAAAAATACCTAGAGCTACCGGAAGAGGTGTTGGTAACCACGATGAAGCACCATCAGAAATACTTCCCCGTCAGGGATAAGTCGGGAAAACTGATGCCCTACTTCGTGGGGGTAAGCAACAACAGAGCTATATCTATGGACACAATAAGAGAGGGAAACCAGAGGGTGCTTCGGGCAAGGCTGGAGGATGCCTCTTTCTTCTGGAAGGAGGATAGAAAAGTCTCACTGGCCGAAAGGGTTGAAGGCCTTAAAAAAGTGGTTTACCAGGAAAAACTTGGATCGGTATACGAAAAGGTGACAAAAGTAACCGAGCTTTCAAGGTTTATATGCGATAGCTTAGGAGATTCAGGGCTAATCGGTTTAGTCGATAGAGCCGCCTCTATCGCTAAATCGGATCTTCTCACCAATATGGTAGGGGAATTCCCCGAGCTTCAGGGCGTGATGGGAAGGGAATACGCTCTTAAAGACGGCGAGGACAGCAGGGTAGCCCTGGCTATGTACGAGCAGTACCTTCCGAGATTCGCAGGAGATTCCCTTCCCTCTGACGTGATAGGTGCCTACATCGGCCTAGGGGAGAGGATATTCAACCTGGTAGGGGCCTATAAAACCGGTTTCCGTCCATCGGGATCCCAGGATCCCTACGGTCTGAGGCGAGCGGTGAGATGCATAAACGAGATAATATGGGGCATGGACCTGAACCTAAACCTTGATGAGACGATCGATAAAGCAGGAGAAATCGTCGACCTTGATCCCGACGGCATGGCCGAACTGATCGCCTTTGGTAGACAGAGAACCCTTATACAGCTTAAGGAAAAGGGATTCTCCCACGAGTTAAGCGAATTATCGGTGGCTGTCGCAGGTGGAAAGCCTCTTCAGGCTTTGAGGTATCTCAAGGCTCTGGACTCGGTAAGAGGAGAGGAGTGGTTCTCCAACCTCATCACCTCCGCTGTAAGGGTCGGAAACATCCTATCTAAAAACGGCGACGACAGGGCACCCTCGGTGGACAGCTCTCTTTTATGCCTCGAACAGGAAAAGGAACTTTTTAACCAGATGGAGCTGAGATCTCCGAAAGTAGCCTCTACCATAGGGAATAACGACTGGGACGGTCTTATGGAGGTCCTTTATGGGCTATCCCCTGCGGTCTCCGATTTCTTCGAGGGAGTTATGGTAATGGATAAAGACGATAAGGTCAGGGGAAATCGGCTCGCACTGCTTGCGGAGTGCGATTCCCTTTTTAAAAAGATCGGCGATATCAGTCGACTAAAAGGATGA